A DNA window from Pyrus communis chromosome 3, drPyrComm1.1, whole genome shotgun sequence contains the following coding sequences:
- the LOC137728934 gene encoding G-type lectin S-receptor-like serine/threonine-protein kinase CES101 isoform X2: MASCITCLLIFSSLIWTYYYTAASARDTIKPGDTLKPGESLNSTTSLCSAKGTFCLGFYTFYNSNSSQLCIWSSVSNNRGWIASGDKPILYPLGVLTLDKNKTLKILDQGGTRLVLYSASRETANTNTSTVVATLLDSGNFILQEVNSLDGSRSQILWQSFDHPTDTLYSGMKLGVNHRNGHILSLASWSSQSNPDPGPFTLEWDYKTQELQIKRHGVVYWTSGASTSKRFKLLRRRYNFSIVSNKNEDYFSYYSLNQTSASEWVLTSYGRLFDFGGVDIARADNCYGYNTDGRCQRWAEKPTCRHIGDIFELKSGFFRQTTTNSTFPSDSNESLSISDCKDSCWKNCECLGYNFLNADDQSGCQYYTGINWEFIQDFTGDSTQNFYMLKTKSPRSNDTKKWIFIGTGITVATLLLMVPCIAWYVLRRRKFALSGEKETNIIEEELLDFMKSDRPTDANARHNDGNMRHDLSVFSYASVMAATCNFSQENKLGQGGFGPVYKGKLVTGQEVAVKRLSKCSGQGTLEFKNELILIYELQHKNLVKLFGFCIHGEERMLIYEYMPNKSLDYFLFDSTRVTLLDWKKRFSIIEGIAQGLLYLHKYSRVTVIHRDLKASNILLDENMNPKISDFGMARIFKHNELEANTNRVVGTYGYMSPEYAMEGLFSIKSDVYSFGVLMLEIVSGRRNNSFYNADRLLNIVGYAWELWKEGTVLELMDPALGDSCIKDQLLRCVHVGLLCVEENAADRPTMPDVVSMLTNQSTPLPLPAKAAFFAGRNVVEDGPSGEKSGIFSSNEISNSTAVPR, from the exons ATGGCTAGCTGTATAACTTGCTTGCTCATATTTTCAAGCTTAATCTGGACTTATTATTATACTGCTGCAAGTGCAAGGGACACAATCAAACCAGGTGACACACTCAAACCGGGTGAGTCTCTCAACTCCACAACTTCTTTATGTTCTGCAAAGGGGACCTTCTGCTTGGGTTTCTATACATTTTACAACTCGAATTCCAGTCAGTTGTGCATATGGAGCAGTGTCAGTAATAACAGAGGATGGATTGCCAGCGGAGACAAACCTATTTTATACCCTCTAGGAGTTCTTACCTTGGACAAGAACAAAACGTTGAAAATTTTGGACCAAGGCGGGACGCGGTTGGTGCTTTACTCTGCCAGTAGAGAAACTGCAAATACTAACACAAGTACTGTGGTGGCTACTTTACTGGATTCTGGCAATTTTATCCTACAAGAAGTGAACTCTCTGGATGGATCGAGGAGCCAGATTTTGTGGCAAAGTTTTGATCATCCAACAGACACCCTTTATTCGGGCATGAAATTAGGTGTTAACCATAGAAACGGGCACATTTTGTCACTTGCTTCATGGTCAAGTCAGTCCAACCCAGACCCGGGGCCTTTCACCCTTGAATGGGACTACAAAACGCAAGAATTGCAGATTAAGCGACACGGAGTGGTTTACTGGACTAGTGGAGCCTCTACAAGTAAGAGATTTAAGCTGCTGAGGAGGAGGTATAATTTTAGCATTGTTTCGAACAAAAACGAAGACTACTTCTCTTACTACTCTCTAAACCAGACTTCTGCATCAGAATGGGTGTTAACCTCATATGGACGGCTATTTGACTTTGGAGGAGTTGATATTGCAAGAGCAGATAACTGTTATGGCTATAACACAGATGGACGGTGCCAGAGATGGGCAGAGAAGCCAACTTGCAGACATATTGGTGACATATTCGAGCTAAAAAGTGGTTTCTTTAGACAAACCACCACAAATTCAACCTTCCCTAGTGATTCTAATGAAAGTCTAAGCATTAGTGATTGTAAAGATTCTTGTTGGAAAAATTGCGAGTGCCTTGGATACAACTTTCTAAATGCAGATGATCAGTCTGGATGTCAATATTATACCGGAATAAACTGGGAGTTCATACAAGACTTCACTGGTGATAGTACACAAAATTTCTATATGTTGAAAACAAAGTCACCTCGCAGTAATG ATACAAAAAAGTGGATATTTATTGGCACTGGTATCACAGTTGCTACTCTACTACTAATGGTCCCCTGCATCGCCTGGTATGTACTACGAAGAAGAAAATTTGCACTTTCAG GTGAGAAAGAGACAAATATCATTGAGGAAGAATTGCTAGACTTCATGAAATCTGATCGACCTACTGATGCCAATGCACGTCACAATGATGGAAATATGAGACATGATTTAAGTGTCTTTAGTTATGCTTCTGTAATGGCTGCCACATGTAATTTCTCACAAGAAAACAAGCTTGGACAAGGGGGATTTGGTCCGGTTTATAAG GGAAAATTGGTGACGGGACAAGAAGTAGCTGTTAAGAGGCTTTCAAAGTGTTCGGGGCAAGGAACGCTGGAGTTTAAGAATGAATTGATACTCATATATGAACTCCAACATAAAAACCTTGTCAAACTTTTTGGATTTTGCATTCATGGTGAAGAGAGGATGCTTATATACGAGTATATGCCAAACAAAAGTTTGGACTACTTTTTATTCG ATTCAACAAGGGTCACGCTACTTGATTGGAAGAAGCGTTTCAGTATAATTGAAGGAATTGCTCAAGGATTGCTTTACTTGCACAAGTACTCAAGAGTGACAGTAATCCATAGAGATTTAAAAGCAAGTAACATACTACTTGACGAAAATATGAACCCCAAAATATCTGATTTTGGTATGGCAAGGATTTTCAAGCATAATGAACTAGAAGCAAATACTAATAGGGTTGTCGGAACATA TGGTTACATGTCTCCTGAGTACGCCATGGAGGGCCTCTTTTCCATAAAATCTGACGTTTATAGTTTTGGAGTGTTAATGCTTGAAATTGTAAGCGGCAGGAGAAACAATAGCTTCTACAATGCTGATCGCCTGCTTAATATAGTAGGATAC GCATGGGAATTATGGAAGGAAGGCACAGTTCTAGAATTAATGGATCCAGCATTAGGTGATTCATGTATCAAAGATCAATTGTTAAGATGCGTTCATGTTGGTCTACTATGCGTGGAAGAAAATGCAGCTGATCGGCCTACCATGCCAGATGTCGTATCCATGTTGACAAATCAAAGCACACCGTTGCCATTGCCTGCAAAGGCAGCATTTTTTGCAGGAAGAAATGTGGTTGAAGATGGTCCGAGTGGAGAAAAATCAGGAATTTTTTCATCAAATGAGATATCCAATTCCACTGCTGTGCCGCGATGA
- the LOC137728934 gene encoding G-type lectin S-receptor-like serine/threonine-protein kinase CES101 isoform X1, which translates to MASCITCLLIFSSLIWTYYYTAASARDTIKPGDTLKPGESLNSTTSLCSAKGTFCLGFYTFYNSNSSQLCIWSSVSNNRGWIASGDKPILYPLGVLTLDKNKTLKILDQGGTRLVLYSASRETANTNTSTVVATLLDSGNFILQEVNSLDGSRSQILWQSFDHPTDTLYSGMKLGVNHRNGHILSLASWSSQSNPDPGPFTLEWDYKTQELQIKRHGVVYWTSGASTSKRFKLLRRRYNFSIVSNKNEDYFSYYSLNQTSASEWVLTSYGRLFDFGGVDIARADNCYGYNTDGRCQRWAEKPTCRHIGDIFELKSGFFRQTTTNSTFPSDSNESLSISDCKDSCWKNCECLGYNFLNADDQSGCQYYTGINWEFIQDFTGDSTQNFYMLKTKSPRSNDTKKWIFIGTGITVATLLLMVPCIAWYVLRRRKFALSGEKETNIIEEELLDFMKSDRPTDANARHNDGNMRHDLSVFSYASVMAATCNFSQENKLGQGGFGPVYKGKLVTGQEVAVKRLSKCSGQGTLEFKNELILIYELQHKNLVKLFGFCIHGEERMLIYEYMPNKSLDYFLFADSTRVTLLDWKKRFSIIEGIAQGLLYLHKYSRVTVIHRDLKASNILLDENMNPKISDFGMARIFKHNELEANTNRVVGTYGYMSPEYAMEGLFSIKSDVYSFGVLMLEIVSGRRNNSFYNADRLLNIVGYAWELWKEGTVLELMDPALGDSCIKDQLLRCVHVGLLCVEENAADRPTMPDVVSMLTNQSTPLPLPAKAAFFAGRNVVEDGPSGEKSGIFSSNEISNSTAVPR; encoded by the exons ATGGCTAGCTGTATAACTTGCTTGCTCATATTTTCAAGCTTAATCTGGACTTATTATTATACTGCTGCAAGTGCAAGGGACACAATCAAACCAGGTGACACACTCAAACCGGGTGAGTCTCTCAACTCCACAACTTCTTTATGTTCTGCAAAGGGGACCTTCTGCTTGGGTTTCTATACATTTTACAACTCGAATTCCAGTCAGTTGTGCATATGGAGCAGTGTCAGTAATAACAGAGGATGGATTGCCAGCGGAGACAAACCTATTTTATACCCTCTAGGAGTTCTTACCTTGGACAAGAACAAAACGTTGAAAATTTTGGACCAAGGCGGGACGCGGTTGGTGCTTTACTCTGCCAGTAGAGAAACTGCAAATACTAACACAAGTACTGTGGTGGCTACTTTACTGGATTCTGGCAATTTTATCCTACAAGAAGTGAACTCTCTGGATGGATCGAGGAGCCAGATTTTGTGGCAAAGTTTTGATCATCCAACAGACACCCTTTATTCGGGCATGAAATTAGGTGTTAACCATAGAAACGGGCACATTTTGTCACTTGCTTCATGGTCAAGTCAGTCCAACCCAGACCCGGGGCCTTTCACCCTTGAATGGGACTACAAAACGCAAGAATTGCAGATTAAGCGACACGGAGTGGTTTACTGGACTAGTGGAGCCTCTACAAGTAAGAGATTTAAGCTGCTGAGGAGGAGGTATAATTTTAGCATTGTTTCGAACAAAAACGAAGACTACTTCTCTTACTACTCTCTAAACCAGACTTCTGCATCAGAATGGGTGTTAACCTCATATGGACGGCTATTTGACTTTGGAGGAGTTGATATTGCAAGAGCAGATAACTGTTATGGCTATAACACAGATGGACGGTGCCAGAGATGGGCAGAGAAGCCAACTTGCAGACATATTGGTGACATATTCGAGCTAAAAAGTGGTTTCTTTAGACAAACCACCACAAATTCAACCTTCCCTAGTGATTCTAATGAAAGTCTAAGCATTAGTGATTGTAAAGATTCTTGTTGGAAAAATTGCGAGTGCCTTGGATACAACTTTCTAAATGCAGATGATCAGTCTGGATGTCAATATTATACCGGAATAAACTGGGAGTTCATACAAGACTTCACTGGTGATAGTACACAAAATTTCTATATGTTGAAAACAAAGTCACCTCGCAGTAATG ATACAAAAAAGTGGATATTTATTGGCACTGGTATCACAGTTGCTACTCTACTACTAATGGTCCCCTGCATCGCCTGGTATGTACTACGAAGAAGAAAATTTGCACTTTCAG GTGAGAAAGAGACAAATATCATTGAGGAAGAATTGCTAGACTTCATGAAATCTGATCGACCTACTGATGCCAATGCACGTCACAATGATGGAAATATGAGACATGATTTAAGTGTCTTTAGTTATGCTTCTGTAATGGCTGCCACATGTAATTTCTCACAAGAAAACAAGCTTGGACAAGGGGGATTTGGTCCGGTTTATAAG GGAAAATTGGTGACGGGACAAGAAGTAGCTGTTAAGAGGCTTTCAAAGTGTTCGGGGCAAGGAACGCTGGAGTTTAAGAATGAATTGATACTCATATATGAACTCCAACATAAAAACCTTGTCAAACTTTTTGGATTTTGCATTCATGGTGAAGAGAGGATGCTTATATACGAGTATATGCCAAACAAAAGTTTGGACTACTTTTTATTCG CAGATTCAACAAGGGTCACGCTACTTGATTGGAAGAAGCGTTTCAGTATAATTGAAGGAATTGCTCAAGGATTGCTTTACTTGCACAAGTACTCAAGAGTGACAGTAATCCATAGAGATTTAAAAGCAAGTAACATACTACTTGACGAAAATATGAACCCCAAAATATCTGATTTTGGTATGGCAAGGATTTTCAAGCATAATGAACTAGAAGCAAATACTAATAGGGTTGTCGGAACATA TGGTTACATGTCTCCTGAGTACGCCATGGAGGGCCTCTTTTCCATAAAATCTGACGTTTATAGTTTTGGAGTGTTAATGCTTGAAATTGTAAGCGGCAGGAGAAACAATAGCTTCTACAATGCTGATCGCCTGCTTAATATAGTAGGATAC GCATGGGAATTATGGAAGGAAGGCACAGTTCTAGAATTAATGGATCCAGCATTAGGTGATTCATGTATCAAAGATCAATTGTTAAGATGCGTTCATGTTGGTCTACTATGCGTGGAAGAAAATGCAGCTGATCGGCCTACCATGCCAGATGTCGTATCCATGTTGACAAATCAAAGCACACCGTTGCCATTGCCTGCAAAGGCAGCATTTTTTGCAGGAAGAAATGTGGTTGAAGATGGTCCGAGTGGAGAAAAATCAGGAATTTTTTCATCAAATGAGATATCCAATTCCACTGCTGTGCCGCGATGA